The stretch of DNA GCACGACGGTTGAACGAGAAACCATTTCGTGTACCGACCCAGGAGCCCCATGAACCCGACGAAGCGACGCACGTACGCCGCCCTCGCCGCCTCCACCGCCCTGCTGACCCTCGCCGCCTGTGGCAGCGACGCCGCCGAGGACGACGCGTCCTCCAGCAGCAAGACTCCCTCGGCCACCACTCCGTCCGCGTCCGAGCCCGCCGCGTCGGCCCCGGCCGGCGCCGCCGCCTTCACGCCGGGCGAGTACGAGGCCACCGGCTCCTACACGACCCCCGACGGCCAGACCCAGTCGATCGACGTCGAGGTCACCCTCGCCGCCGACGGCACGATCACCGAGCTCGACGCCGACGGCAACGCCGAGGGCGGCAACTCCGAGCAGTTCCAGGGCAAGTTCGAGAGCGGCATCGACGCCCAGGTCGAAGGCCGCAAGATCACCGATCTCGACGTCGACAAGGTGTCCGGCTCGTCGCTGACCAGCGGCGGCTTCAACGACGCCATCGACCAGATCATCGGCCAGGCGCAGGCCTGACCCCATGAACTCCGACTGGCGTTTCGACGCCATCGGAACCGCGTGGTCGATCGGGACCCCCGACCCGATCGCCCCCGGACTGCGAACCGCGATCACGGCCCGCATCGACTCGTTCGATCGGACGTGGTCGCGGTTCCGCGTCGGTTCGGCCGCCAACGCCCTGCGCACCGAACGCGAGGTCGACCTCGGCCCCGACGCCCCGGCCATCCTGGCCGTCTACGACCGCCTGTTCGCGCTGACCTCAGGTGCCGTCAGCCCGCTCGTCGGCGGGGCGCTGGAGCAGCTCGGCTACGGCGCCGGCTACACCCTGACTCCCTCCGGCGACCCGGTGCGCGTGCCCTCGTGGGCCGACTGCGAGCTCGTCGGCACGGTGCTGCGCGTGCCCGGCCCGGTCGTCCTCGACATCGGCGCCGTCGGCAAGGGCTGGATCGCCGGCGAGATCGCTGGGATGATCGACCAGCCGTGCGTCGTCGACGCCAGCGGCGACCTGGTGAACCGGTCGGGAGGGGTGCTGCGCGTGGCGCTGGAGGACCCCCACGACGCCGAGCTCGCGATCGCCGTCGTGGAGGTGCCGGACGGCGACTCGATCTGCGGATCCGCCAGCAACCGGAGGCGCTGGTCCGAGGACCTGCACCACGTGCTCGACGCCCGGTCCGGGACGCCGACCCGCGACGTGGTGGCGGCCTGGGCGGGCGGGCCCGACGCGGCGTGGGCCGACGGGTTGGCCACCGCCGCCTTCTTCGCCTCCGACCTGTCCGGCACCGGGCACTGGTGGGCGGCCCTCGACCGTGACCGGCGACTGGTGGCCCACGGGCTGCCCGGAGAGGTGTTCGCATGACGTTCCTGGATCGCCAGCTGGGCCGGTTCACGATGTACCGGCTCGTCACCGTCGTGCTGCTCGCGCTGGCCGTCGTCGCCGTGGTCCAGTCGGCCCTCGGCGTGCTCGACTCCGACATCTTCCCGGTCGACGCGCTGCTGCTCACCTTGGCGGTGATGGTGGCGACGTCGGTGGTGGTGAACTTCGTCGTCGGACGGCTCGTCGGCGCCCAGCCCCATCTCGAGTCGTCGGTCGTCACCGCGCTGATCATGTGGTTCCTGTACTGGCCCTCCACCCACGCCGAGCAGCTCGCCTGGCTCGCGCTCGTCGCCGCGCTGGCGCAGGTGTCGAAGTACCTCATCGCCTGGCGGGGGCGTCACCTCGTGAACCCGGCCGCCGCCGGCGTGGTGCTGTCGGTCCTGCTCGGCTGGTTCACGGACTGGCCGATCCCGTTCACGGGCTGGTGGGTGGCCAGCGAGTCGCTGTTCTGGTTCGTCCTGCTGGGTGCGGTCGTGGTGCTGTACCGGACGCGACGGCTCGCGCTCGGTGCCGTCTTCGCCGTGGTCGCCGTGGCCGTCACGATCTGGTGGCAGGTCGGCGTCGGCGCCGGCCTCGAGGAGGCCGTCCGGTTCACGCTCTACTCGACGCCCATCGTGTTCTTCGGCGGCTTCATGCTCAGCGAGCCGCTCACCCTGCCGCCGCGTCGGCTGCAGCAGCTCGGGGTCGCCGCCCTCGCCGGCTTCCTCTTCACGTGGCCCCTGCTCACCTCGCGGATCTTCGGCGAGCCGTGGACGACCGAGCCCTTCACCAGCACGTACGAGCTGACGCTCGTCGTCACCGGACTCGTGGCCTTCGCGCTGCGGCAGGGCTCGCGGACCCTGACCCTGCGTGAGCGCCGGCGCCTCGGGGACGACGTCGTGGAGTACGTCTTCGCGGCCGATCGCCCGCTGCGGTTCCGGCCGGGCCAGTACGTCGAGCTCGACGTGCCGCACGGACGCGTCGACACCCGAGGCCGGCGCCGCATGTTCAGCGTGGTGTCCGCCCCCGGATCCGAGGTCGTGGTCGCGACGCGGCATCCCGAGCCCGGCTCCTCGTTCAAGCGCGCGCTGGCCGCCGCGACCCCCGGCGACCGGATGCGCGTGACCGCGGTCCACGGCGACTTCGTGTGGCCGGCGTCCGGTCCGGTCCTCCTGGTCGGTGCGGGCATCGGCGTCACGCCGTTCCTGAGCCAGCTCGCCGCCCACCCCAGCCGCGACGTGGTCGTCGTCCTGGGGGAGCGCGAGGACCAGCCCTACGTCGCCGAGCTCGAGGCCTCAGGCGCCCGGGTCGTGCGGCTGCCGGTGGAGCAGGTCGACGGGGACGCCATCGCCGAGCTCGTCCCCGACCTGTCCGCGCGCACGGCGCTGGTGTCCGGTCGGCCGGACTTCGTCGACACGGTCTCGCGGAGCCTGCGGGGCAAGGTGCGGCGGATCAAACGCGATCACTTCCTGGGGTACTGACCCCGGCCGCCGGGGTTGTCAGGTGCACGTGCGGTCCCGTGCGGACGCGGGTCTGGTGGCGGACTGGTGCGGGAGACGGACCTCCTCGCCGAGGTCCACGCCACCCTCCGCGCGGCGCGCGAGGTGGAACTGCGGAGCGTGCAGATCAGCGCCCCCTGAGCCGACCGCCGTCCGACCCGGCACAATGGGTTACCCACGAGTACCCGAGGAGGCCGCGTGCGGATTGCACTGTTGTCGTACCGCAGCAAGCAGCACAGCGGTGGGCAGGGCGTCTACGTGCGCAACCTCAGCGCCGGACTGGCCGACCTCGGGCACGAGGTGACGATCTTCTCGGGCCAGCCGTACCCGGAGGACCTGCACCCGTCCGTGCGCCTGGAGAAGGTGCCGAGCCTCGACCTCTACCGCGAGGACGACCCGTTCCGGACCCCCAGGCTGCGCGAGTTCCGCGACTGGATCGACGTCCTCGAGTACCTGCAGATGCTCACGGCGGCGTTCCCCGAGCCGCTCACCTTCAGCCTCCGCGCGCGCCGCCTCGACCTGTCGGGCTTCGACGTCGTGCACGACAACCAGTCGCTCGGCTTCGGGCTGCTCTCGATCAACCGGCGTCAGCCGTTCCTGGCCACGATCCACCACCCGATCAGCCGCGACCGCGCGCTCGACATCGCCGCCGCCCCGCTGCGCAAGCAGATCACGACGCGCCGCTGGTACGCGTTCGTGCGGATGCAGGCGTTCGTGGCGCGACGGATCCGCACGATCCTGGGCGTCTCGTCGGCCTCCGCCGGCGACACCGTGGCCGACTTCCGGCTGCGTCCCGAGCAGATGACCGTCGTGCCGCTCGGCGTCGACACCGACCTGTTCAGCCCGTCGGACGAGCGGGTGCCCGGGCGGCTCGTGGTGGTCGCCAGCGCCGACTCCCCGCTGAAGGGCCTCTCGCACTTCCTCGACGCGGCCGCGAAGCTCAGCACCGATCGCGACATCGACGTGCAGCTGGTGTCCAACCTCGATCCCGAGGGCACCGCGCACCACCGCATCCACCGCGGGGATCTCGCCGGCACCGTCACGGTGCACAGCGGCATCTCCGACGAGGAGCTGGCCGCGCTGATCTCCTCGGCCCAGGTCATGGTCGTGCCGTCGCTCTACGAGGGCTTCAGCCTGCCCGCCGTCGAGGCCATGTCGTGCGGCACGCCGCTCGTGGCCAGTGCCGCCGGCGCCCTGCCCGAGGTGGTCGGCGACGCGGGCGTGCTCGTCGAGCCGGGCGACGTCGAGCAGCTCGTGACGCAGATCGGTCGGCTGCTGGACGACCCCGCCGAGCGCGAGCGGCTTTCCTCGGTCGCCCGCCGCCGGGCGATCGAGCGCTTCAGCTGGCTCGCGGTGGCCCGAGCCACCACACAGGCCTATGAGAAGGTGATCGGCGATCACCGTGCTCGCCAGTCCCGGGACGGAAGGAACCCCCATGCTGACCGTTGACTTCGACCGACTCCGGGTGGGCCGCGGCACGCGCTTCATCGACGTGGGCGCCGGCGCCGGCCGTCACTCCTACGAGGCACTGCGCCGCGGCGCGCACGTCACCGCCTTCGACATGGACGAGGTCGAGCTGAAGGGCGTCGAGGACATGTTCGGCGCGATGGCGCTCGAGGGCGAGGTCCCGCCGGGCGGGAGCGGCGAGATCAAGGTCGGCACGATCCTCGACA from Aeromicrobium phoceense encodes:
- a CDS encoding FAD-dependent oxidoreductase; its protein translation is MTFLDRQLGRFTMYRLVTVVLLALAVVAVVQSALGVLDSDIFPVDALLLTLAVMVATSVVVNFVVGRLVGAQPHLESSVVTALIMWFLYWPSTHAEQLAWLALVAALAQVSKYLIAWRGRHLVNPAAAGVVLSVLLGWFTDWPIPFTGWWVASESLFWFVLLGAVVVLYRTRRLALGAVFAVVAVAVTIWWQVGVGAGLEEAVRFTLYSTPIVFFGGFMLSEPLTLPPRRLQQLGVAALAGFLFTWPLLTSRIFGEPWTTEPFTSTYELTLVVTGLVAFALRQGSRTLTLRERRRLGDDVVEYVFAADRPLRFRPGQYVELDVPHGRVDTRGRRRMFSVVSAPGSEVVVATRHPEPGSSFKRALAAATPGDRMRVTAVHGDFVWPASGPVLLVGAGIGVTPFLSQLAAHPSRDVVVVLGEREDQPYVAELEASGARVVRLPVEQVDGDAIAELVPDLSARTALVSGRPDFVDTVSRSLRGKVRRIKRDHFLGY
- a CDS encoding glycosyltransferase — encoded protein: MRIALLSYRSKQHSGGQGVYVRNLSAGLADLGHEVTIFSGQPYPEDLHPSVRLEKVPSLDLYREDDPFRTPRLREFRDWIDVLEYLQMLTAAFPEPLTFSLRARRLDLSGFDVVHDNQSLGFGLLSINRRQPFLATIHHPISRDRALDIAAAPLRKQITTRRWYAFVRMQAFVARRIRTILGVSSASAGDTVADFRLRPEQMTVVPLGVDTDLFSPSDERVPGRLVVVASADSPLKGLSHFLDAAAKLSTDRDIDVQLVSNLDPEGTAHHRIHRGDLAGTVTVHSGISDEELAALISSAQVMVVPSLYEGFSLPAVEAMSCGTPLVASAAGALPEVVGDAGVLVEPGDVEQLVTQIGRLLDDPAERERLSSVARRRAIERFSWLAVARATTQAYEKVIGDHRARQSRDGRNPHADR
- a CDS encoding FMN-binding protein gives rise to the protein MNPTKRRTYAALAASTALLTLAACGSDAAEDDASSSSKTPSATTPSASEPAASAPAGAAAFTPGEYEATGSYTTPDGQTQSIDVEVTLAADGTITELDADGNAEGGNSEQFQGKFESGIDAQVEGRKITDLDVDKVSGSSLTSGGFNDAIDQIIGQAQA
- a CDS encoding FAD:protein FMN transferase codes for the protein MNSDWRFDAIGTAWSIGTPDPIAPGLRTAITARIDSFDRTWSRFRVGSAANALRTEREVDLGPDAPAILAVYDRLFALTSGAVSPLVGGALEQLGYGAGYTLTPSGDPVRVPSWADCELVGTVLRVPGPVVLDIGAVGKGWIAGEIAGMIDQPCVVDASGDLVNRSGGVLRVALEDPHDAELAIAVVEVPDGDSICGSASNRRRWSEDLHHVLDARSGTPTRDVVAAWAGGPDAAWADGLATAAFFASDLSGTGHWWAALDRDRRLVAHGLPGEVFA